The nucleotide sequence AAGAAGGGAATCCAGCTCATTGGCACGGGCGACTGTCTCCATCCGCGGTGGTTGGCTGAGCTCAAGCAGTTAGAGGAAGATGACGGCTTCTTTCATCTCACGAGCGACGCCAATGGCCCGGCCACGCGGTTCGTGCTCACTGTGGAGGTCGAGGATCTGCGGCGGGTGCACCATCTGCTTATCGTGCCGACGATCGCAAAGGCCGAGGAGCTGTTTGAGGTTTTCAGGACACACTCGCCTGATATCGAGACTGACGGCCGGCCCACGCTTCGATTGACCGGCACGGAGATCGCCGCGTACGCGCGTGATGCGGAAGCATTGATCGGGCCGTGTCATGCATTCACACCGTGGACTGCGCTGTACGCCTATCATAATTCGCTTTTGGCATGCTACGGTGATATGATGGAGTATCTCTCGTTTGTTGAGCTGGGCTTGAGTGCTGATTCGTCCTACGCGGACAGAATAACCGAATTACGCGATCTTACGTTCCTCACGAACTCGGATGCCCATTCGCCCTACCCGATTCGGCTGGCACGCGAGTTCAACCGCTTTTCTGTCCAGGGGTCGGGTTTCGAGGAGCTCAAAGCAGCGATCAAGCGTGAGCGCGGTCGGGAGCCGGTGCTCAATGTGGGCTTCCCACCGGCTGCGGGCAAATACAATGAGAGCGCGTGCACACGGTGCTATGCGCACTATTCGCTGAGGGATGCAATAGCATGCCGCTGGCGCTGCGCCTGCGGCGGCCTGATAAAGAAAGGCGTGCGAGACCGTGTGAACGAGCTCGCGGATTGCGACGGTCTGCATCCGGAGCACCGACCTTCGTATGTGCATCTGATCCCGCTGGCAGAGGTCATCGGCCTGGCGGTCGGAAAAGCACCGAATTCCAAAGCGGTGCAGGATATCTGGGCGGCATTCCTCGCGGAATTCGGCTCGGAGATCTCCGTTCTGGTTGACGCGCCTGTTGCGGCACTCGAAGCGCTACCCGGTGGTATCACTGCTGATACCATAAGCAAGGTCGTGGCGGCAATACAAGCCTTCCGGGACGGGACCCTCGTTATTATGCCCGGTGGTGGCGGCAAATACGGCGTTATTCAGCTCAAACCAGAACCGCAGGCGCAGCTGCACGAAGGCTTCGGAGCGTACGAGGTTGATTCAGCGCCGATGCCAGTAGCGAAGCGGCAGCTCTCGCTGCTCGATTTTTCCTGAGCTTTCGTGCTTCTCTCTCTCTCTTTCTCCCGCTCATGGTTCGATCCGTTCGTTACATTTGTGCAGATCAGAGGATCGTGAAGGAGGCAAGACCCCCTTAACCTTTAAGTAACCGTGGGATTAAGGTATTGTGGGGCCGGTAGCTCAGTAAGGTAGAGCAGCAGGCTCTTAACCTGCCCGCCGGGGGTTCAAATCCCTCCCGGCCCGTTGCGTGCCCGAGAGATGACGCGAGATTTTTATGATGTTATCATAGTGGGAGCAGGCCCGGCAGGGCTCTTTGCCGCGCATGAGTTTGCCGCGCAGTGGATGGGCGAGGGCGGCTCGAGCAAGCGGATCCTGGTGATCGAGAAAGGCAAGGACGTTGACGAGCGCCGCTGCTTCATCGAGGAAGTGGGCTACTGCAGTCATTGTAAAGAATGCAACATCATGTGCGGCGTTGGCGGTGCGGGCACCTTCTCGGACGGCACACTCAATCTGCGACCGGACGTGGGCGGAGATCTCGCGGAATTCTGTGATCACGAGACCGCATGGCAGTTAGTGAAGGAGGTTGACCGCATCTTTCTCGAATACGGCGCCCCGAAGAAGCTGTACGGCGGTACCGATGAGCAAGTGGAGGATTTACAGCGTCGCGCGGCCTCGGTCGGCGCCAGCTTCATCGAGATACAGCAGCGACATATCGGCTCAGACAGGACGAAAGCAGTGATCAGAGCTTTTAAAGCTGATTTAGAAGCGCACGGCATCGAGTTCCTGCTCAATGCGAAAGTGAGCGACTTGCTGATCGAGGAGGCGCAGGGAGGTCGCATCTGTCGGGGCGTGCTCCTTGAGACGGGCGAGTTGATCAAGGGTGAGTGCGTGCTTCTCGCGCCCGGGCGAATTGGTGCGACCTGGGTCGATGCGCTCATTAAAAAGCACCAGATCGCAGCGGAATACGCGGCGATCGACGTCGGTGTCCGGGTCGAGGTGCCGGCAATCACCATGAATCCTGTGACCCGGATCAACCGCGATCCGAAGTTCCATATCAGAACGAAGCGTTATGACGATTTCGCACGCACATTCTGCACCAATGAGCGCGGATTTGTGGTGAAGGAGGATTATACCGACTTTATTGGTGTTAATGGTCATTCGATGAAGAGCAAGAAGTCGAAGAATACGAATTTCGCGTTCCTCGTGCGGGTCGCGCTGACTGAACCGGTGGAGAATACTACGCGGTATGGCCGCTCGATTGCGAAACTGGCGACGACCATCGGCGGTGGCAAGCCAATCCTGCAACGCATGGGCGACCTGAGACGGGGGCGGCGGTCAACCTGGGATCGAATCAGGCGGAATCTGGTACGCAATACGCTGACTGATGTCACGCCCGGTGATATCTCCATGGCACTGCCGCACCGGATCACGATGGACATCATCGAGGGTCTGGAGAAGCTGAACGAGATCATACCTGGGGTTGCGTCGGACTCGACCCTGCTCTATGCGCCCGAGATCAAGTTCTATGCAATGCGGATGCAGGTAGACGAGAACATGGAGACCGAGGTGAAGAACCTCTTTGCTGCGGGCGACGGCACGGGTTTATCGCGAGACATTGTGAACGCCGCTGCTACCGGCATCCTCGCCGCGCGAGGTGTGATGAACGTCTGTGAGTGATCGCCTGATACGTACGTACGTACGTACTCCGTATCAATCAGTTAAGTGGTTTGTTCTTATTCGGTGGAGCTGTGGTACCAGTACATGATCTCAGGCGGCAGCCCGAAGCCGTCCTTCTGCAAATTCGCGACGAGCAAGAGCGGCAGCGGACTGAGCAGGAAGGCAGCGCGCATATAAAACTGTGTCACCGGGCTCTCCAGGATCATGCTCTGGGTGGCCTCAGAGAGCGCGGATCTATTCCCGACGACCGAGAAGGTATCGGCGCCCGTGGCCCGGTACTCTTTATGCCACGCGATGAGCGGTTTGTTCTCGCCACTCCAGGAAACGAGCAAGAGGCAGTCGCCGCGGCGCGGTTTGGGCGCTAATTCGCCGCTCAGATACGCTTGATCGCCCATAGCACGTTTCACATGCTGCAATCTGATTACCGTCATCTCGGCGACGTTCTTCGCGGGGCCGCCACCGCCGACGGTGACATGACCGCGCGTGCTCATGCTCCTCGCCAGGGTCCGGTACACCTCGGAATTGACGTATTCGTCAATGAGCCGGCCCACCATGGTCATCTCGCGGTTGATCTCGCTAATCACCCACTGGTAATCGCGGCCGTCGTTGATCGCCTCCTTGATCTTCTGAAAGAGTACCATACTGGCAAGCTCGTAGACGTCATTCATGATACCGCGTATGAGCACCCGGTTTGTCTTCTCCGCTTTGCTCTTAGCACCGCTGAGCTTGAGGAGCGTGCCGTATTTCCGCCCGATCCGGCCAATGGACGACCGCGGCTTGGAGGTAACGACATCGATGCTGAACTGCCCATTAGCGTCGTGCTTGCTGATATAGCCCGCCATATCGTGCGCGATCGAGGTGGGCGTGGTGGTCTTTCCGCTGCTGGTGTTGATCACCAGGCTAATTTTATTGTACCGCTCGGCGAGCACGGGTGCTGCGACCAGGATGTTGCGACCCGGGAAGTCGAGGTCCTCCACCATCTTCACTTCCTTGTGGATCTGCCCGATGCCGATCCGAAGTGCGGCCTTTGAACGCCCTTCAGCAGTGAGCACGAGGCAATCCGCATCCTGGAGATGCTCGAAGAGTCTTCTGACCTCGTCCTCACCAATGCTGAGGACGTTCTCTGCCGTCTCGTTTATATAAGGATAATGACAAATGTCCACGATGCTCGAACCATCCCTCTTCCTTACGTTACGTACCGATTAACACCTATCGGTTGATAGGTGCAACATAAAACCTTATTTCTTCTTCTGCGTGGCCCGCGTATGCTCGCGCCAGGAGCTCACCTGCTGACTTTCCGCTTATGCCTATTATCAGCCGCGCTTGCATAAATACCCGTGCATCTCCAGGACCGCGTAATTTCTCGTTGCCTGCTGTTCTGGACACCGCATTGCCCAAGATTTAACTACTGTGGACGGATAGATAGGATAGTACGTCCTGAAAGGAGAGACCAAGAGAGACCGATGAAACTCATCACGCTCGGGTTCCTGATCGTTCTGATCGGCATACTGGTAATCATCGCGGGTATGTTCAGCACGGTCTATCAGTCGTGGAAGACCGGCGCAGAAGTCGGCGAGGAGAAGCCGGCTGTGCGCGGTGGCGGCGTGATCATGATCGGGCCGATCCCCCTCATCTTCGGCTCTGATGCAGGTGCGGTGAAGGTAGCAGTGATCCTGGCGATCGTGGTGATGCTTCTGGCGTTCGCGCTCTTCTATTTACCGCGGTGGCTGGTATAACCGACCGAACTGAGATCACTCTTTCAGTATCAGAAGAAACCACGTATTGGGATACCTGCGCGATAATTCATCCTCCCAATATCGCGCGATCTTCTTCGTCTTCTCTGCGGCTATGCCGGTGTACTGTTCGGGATTGAAGACCTTATCACGCTGGCCGTCCGTGAACTTAGTGAGATAGGGTTGGATCTCCGTATCGGTGTGAACGAGCTCTTTGAGCGTTTTCCGCTCGTTATACGCCCGGAAGGTCATTCGCCGCACGCACTCGTGCGCATCAGGATGCCCGTAATACGAAAGCAGGATATACAGCGGCTCAGCAATAATCGTGTCCTGTGCCCGCAGGAAATTCGTACGCATCATCTCACGGTCAACCGCGAGCCGCTCCGCGATTTGTGAGAGGCGCCGTACGCAGTAATCGAATACAACGAGCAGCTCCTGGATGTAGCGTTGTGAGGCGGAATTCGTGAGGTCGCGCTGATGCTCGGAGATCTGGTCGAGGTGCATGGTTATGGTTTGCGGCATGAACTTTTTCCAGAGGCTCTTCACGTTCTCAAAGCCGATCGGGTTGCGTTTATGGGGCATGGTGGAGGAGCCGACCTGCTCGGCTGCGACGCGTTCCATGACCTCGCTGATCTCGCTCCGCTGCAGGTGCCGCATATCGTCGCAGAAGTTAGCGAGTACGGAGAAGCTGCTGATAATGGTGTGGACGAACTCGGCCATCGGCTCGGGCGGCACGATCTGTGTGGAGATCGCCGCGGGTTTCATACCCAATTCGGTAAGAACTGCGGTCTCGAACGCTTCGGGATCCTCAACGAGTACTGAGGTCGCGTTATAGGCGCCGACCGCACCGGAGAACTTACCGACCAGTTCCTCAGCGGCTTCCTGTACCCTGATGATCTGGCAGCCCCAGCGGTTCACGTACTGCGCGAGCGCGAACCCGAAGGTGATGGGCTCGGCGTGCTGCCCGTGCGTTCTGCCGATCTGGAGCGTGTCCTTTTCGTGCCATGCCAGCTCGATCAGTGTACGCTCCAGGGCGAGCATATCCGGGATGATGACCTTCAGCACGGCATCTTTGTACCTGAGCGCGTTGGCGGTATCCACAACGTCGTAGGAGGTGGCGCCGAGATGTACGAACGGTCTCGCTTCTTTGCTGACTCTGCGCTGCAGCACATTGACGAGCGCGCGGATATCGTGTTTCGTTTTCTGCTCCTCGGCATCGACCTCTTCTGCCGTCAGGTCTGCGGCCGCAGCGGCGATCTCGTCGCTTAGCTCCTGCTTCAACAGGCCGCGGCTCGCGAACACGGCTGCGAGTGCGACCTCAACCTTCGCTTTGTACCGTACGTACGCCTCGTCGGAGAGATACGCACGCAGATCATCCACCGCGTAGCGATAGTCGGTGGGCGAGAATGCGGAGAAATCGATCTCGTTCGTCATTTTCTACCGGTCTGACTGAATGAATCACATATTATTCGCTCTCCGTATAAAACCGTTTCCCGAATTCTGGTACCAGCGCGACCGTTCGTTCGCACACAGGCTGCTGGTGGTCATGCTGCGAGCGCAAAGCTTTCTTTCTTTGCGCGCTCCCTTCATTAATGAGGTACGGTGCGTAAGATGAAGTTCACAGGCTCACTCGCGGCAGCAGACCGTGACAAGGCATGGTATGAGCTGGTGGGTGTGCCCTTTGACGGCAATGCAGGCATCAAAGGCGCGCGGTTTGGGCCCGCGGCGATCCGAAGTGCCTCACAGCGGTTGGAAACGTTCCTGTGGGATCGTAAATTAGAGCTCTCTGATCTGCTCTATTTTGATCGTGGTGACGTAACACTCGAACACTACCGAAAGGGCCGGAGCGATCGTGTGCCAGAGTTTGAGCGGGCCAGTCGGAAGATGATCTTCATGGGCGGGGACCATTCCATCTCCTATCCGCTCGTGAAACATCTTTTCGAGCACGGTGACCTGGATAACGTGATCGTTATTGATGCGCACGCGGATTTCAGAGATTCATACAAGCGTAACCGGTACTCGAACGCGAGCGTGATGCGGCGCATCGCAGAGCTCGTGGGGTTCGAGCATGTCCTCGAGATCGGTGTCAGATCCTCGTCTGAAGAGGAGTACTGGACGTTGCAGGATCGCATAACGGTCTGCGATGCCCGGGCGGTGAGGGAGAACGGATTACCCACGCTCATGCAAGAGCTGGGTGGAGAAGCGGAAGCGGGGAAGACATACCTATCGATCGATATTGACGTGCTCGATCCGGGCATTGCGCCCGCCGTGGAGCATCCCGAGCCGGACGGTCTGGGGCTTGCGGAATTGCTCGCTTTACTGCACGTGATTTCGGCATGCAGAGACATCGTGGCCAGTGACGTGGTGGAGCTGAACCCGCGCCTGGACGGTATGAACGGTCTCACGAGCCTGCACGCGGCACGTGTGATCTTTGAGCTCCTGGCCTGCTTCGGTGCGCGCGAAAAGCGTTATTAACACGGAAGACTTAGTTCTTTACGGCAGAGCTCGGAAAGCATCTTGACATAACCTGTCGTGTGGGGCCGTGTGGTAGCGGACTATCCCGTCGGGCTTCGGACCCGGCGACCTGGGTTCAAATCCCAGCGGCTCCGTTCCCTTCCGTTCCCTTCCGTTCCCTTCCCTTTCCTCATCCTTCTTCTTCTCTTGTTTCACCTGGTCGAGTCGACCGGGAAGGACTCACGTAGATCGAACAATTCGGTGGCGGTGGTCGGTGCCGAAATGAGCGTTTTCATGCGTTCGTTTGCCCCTGCGGATGACCACACACGCGCGTCGTTTAGCTCCGGCACGGTACGTGCTCGTGAGCGGCAGGTGTTTTTAAAGCCTTATATGTAATACCGCTCAAGGTAGAGAGTAAAAAGGCAGTTTGTAAAAGAGGAGAGATAAGGAGGTACTCGTAAGGATGGAATATATATACGCTGCATTACTCCTGCACAATGCTGACAAGGAGATCACTGAGGAGGGCGTGACGGCGGTCATGGCGGCCGCGGGGCTTACACCGGATCAGGGCAGAGTGAAGGCGTTGATTTCCGCACTGAGCGGTGTGGACATTGAGGAAGCGATGGCGCAAGCGCAGCCGGCGTATGCACCTGTAGCGGTGGCGGCGGCACCGGCACCGGCAGCAGCAGCGGCACCGGCAGCAGCGAAGGAAGAGAAGAAGACGGAAGAAGAGACCGAGGAAGAGAAAGAAGAAGCAGAAGAGGCAGGAATGGAAGGGCTCTCGGCACTGTTCGGGTAGATAAGGCTGCTCGAACGGTCGACCACGGGAGGCCTTCTCCCATTCTCTCTTTTCTTACTTTTCGGTTCTCGCGT is from Methanomicrobia archaeon and encodes:
- a CDS encoding NAD(P)/FAD-dependent oxidoreductase encodes the protein MTRDFYDVIIVGAGPAGLFAAHEFAAQWMGEGGSSKRILVIEKGKDVDERRCFIEEVGYCSHCKECNIMCGVGGAGTFSDGTLNLRPDVGGDLAEFCDHETAWQLVKEVDRIFLEYGAPKKLYGGTDEQVEDLQRRAASVGASFIEIQQRHIGSDRTKAVIRAFKADLEAHGIEFLLNAKVSDLLIEEAQGGRICRGVLLETGELIKGECVLLAPGRIGATWVDALIKKHQIAAEYAAIDVGVRVEVPAITMNPVTRINRDPKFHIRTKRYDDFARTFCTNERGFVVKEDYTDFIGVNGHSMKSKKSKNTNFAFLVRVALTEPVENTTRYGRSIAKLATTIGGGKPILQRMGDLRRGRRSTWDRIRRNLVRNTLTDVTPGDISMALPHRITMDIIEGLEKLNEIIPGVASDSTLLYAPEIKFYAMRMQVDENMETEVKNLFAAGDGTGLSRDIVNAAATGILAARGVMNVCE
- a CDS encoding adenylosuccinate lyase, encoding MTNEIDFSAFSPTDYRYAVDDLRAYLSDEAYVRYKAKVEVALAAVFASRGLLKQELSDEIAAAAADLTAEEVDAEEQKTKHDIRALVNVLQRRVSKEARPFVHLGATSYDVVDTANALRYKDAVLKVIIPDMLALERTLIELAWHEKDTLQIGRTHGQHAEPITFGFALAQYVNRWGCQIIRVQEAAEELVGKFSGAVGAYNATSVLVEDPEAFETAVLTELGMKPAAISTQIVPPEPMAEFVHTIISSFSVLANFCDDMRHLQRSEISEVMERVAAEQVGSSTMPHKRNPIGFENVKSLWKKFMPQTITMHLDQISEHQRDLTNSASQRYIQELLVVFDYCVRRLSQIAERLAVDREMMRTNFLRAQDTIIAEPLYILLSYYGHPDAHECVRRMTFRAYNERKTLKELVHTDTEIQPYLTKFTDGQRDKVFNPEQYTGIAAEKTKKIARYWEDELSRRYPNTWFLLILKE
- a CDS encoding DUF131 domain-containing protein, whose protein sequence is MFSTVYQSWKTGAEVGEEKPAVRGGGVIMIGPIPLIFGSDAGAVKVAVILAIVVMLLAFALFYLPRWLV
- a CDS encoding 50S ribosomal protein P1 gives rise to the protein MEYIYAALLLHNADKEITEEGVTAVMAAAGLTPDQGRVKALISALSGVDIEEAMAQAQPAYAPVAVAAAPAPAAAAAPAAAKEEKKTEEETEEEKEEAEEAGMEGLSALFG
- a CDS encoding TIGR00375 family protein encodes the protein MILTADLHIHSRYSMATSPQMDLPTIAAQALKKGIQLIGTGDCLHPRWLAELKQLEEDDGFFHLTSDANGPATRFVLTVEVEDLRRVHHLLIVPTIAKAEELFEVFRTHSPDIETDGRPTLRLTGTEIAAYARDAEALIGPCHAFTPWTALYAYHNSLLACYGDMMEYLSFVELGLSADSSYADRITELRDLTFLTNSDAHSPYPIRLAREFNRFSVQGSGFEELKAAIKRERGREPVLNVGFPPAAGKYNESACTRCYAHYSLRDAIACRWRCACGGLIKKGVRDRVNELADCDGLHPEHRPSYVHLIPLAEVIGLAVGKAPNSKAVQDIWAAFLAEFGSEISVLVDAPVAALEALPGGITADTISKVVAAIQAFRDGTLVIMPGGGGKYGVIQLKPEPQAQLHEGFGAYEVDSAPMPVAKRQLSLLDFS